The following proteins are encoded in a genomic region of Liolophura sinensis isolate JHLJ2023 chromosome 7, CUHK_Ljap_v2, whole genome shotgun sequence:
- the LOC135471338 gene encoding uncharacterized protein LOC135471338: protein MDFHISFNVAMVIAVVLGEAVSALLYSNSHVLGKRLGDRYLVTALICDVGLVIFLKYVIEQHWSVGGWQEALILSLWLSLFFVCLEGPHTVHNSLDTLSHFSGHVAHKFTLIFVMILSLVYFKRY, encoded by the exons ATGGATTTCCACATCAGCTTTAACGTCGCCATGGTGATAGCAGTTGTTCTGGGGGAGGCCGTTAGCGCCCTCTTGTATTCAAACAGCCATGTGTTGGGGAAGAGACTCGGTGATCGCTACCTCGTAACAGCGCTGATCTGTGACGTGGGACTCGTCATCTTCCTCAAATACGTCATCGA ACAACACTGGTCGGTGGGCGGATGGCAGGAAGCCCTAATCTTGTCACTGTGGCTGTCGCTCTTCTTCGTCTGTCTCGAGGGACCCCACACCGTTCACAACAGCCTTGACACTTTATCTCATTTCTCCGGGCATGTCGCTCACAAGTTTACTCTGATATTCGTCATGATTTTATCACTCGTCTACTTCAAACGTTACTAG